The Paroedura picta isolate Pp20150507F chromosome 17, Ppicta_v3.0, whole genome shotgun sequence genome contains the following window.
gctgGCGTGACGGCCGTGTGTCGCCCAGCCAGGCAGGTGGATCGGCTGTGGCGCGAGGTCTAGACAGGCAGACCGTCTCTCCTGCGCCGATCcaggagggaagtgggagggggggctgtagTTTCCGCCAGCGTGCCCGAGGCGAGAGCAAAGGGGGCCCAGCTCGGTCAgtgggaaaagagggaggaaaaaaaagggAGTTTCTGGGGCCGccagcccccccaccctctgCACGGCTGGGAGGAGCAGCGAAGCCCTTTCCACGGCCTTAGGGGGTGAGAAAACCGTGTCcatgtgcgtgtttgtgtgtgcgtgcgcataATACGTGTGCGGTGTGTTCTCCTGCAACCTGTTTGTCATTGTTTTGGTCGTCTTTTGGGCCTTTTTTTTTTCAGTGCATGTGTCTGTGACGGGCTCCTTTCAAGGGAATTGttgcttttcttgggggggggagggatgaacaGGTGGGGGGAACAGAGAGAGGTGGTTTGGTGAGAGCTCCACGGTTCAGATTCTCCAGGCTTGGTCGTGAAGAAGGGGGAGACCGTCGAGGTCCTGTTTTTCACGACCTCTGCATTAAGGTCTCGAATGAAAAGTTTTCTCCCCAATCCACAAGTGGGGGGTCGTGTTTGTCATCACCAGAATAAATCAGTGGGATTTCTAACCAAACAAGCAGCTGTTAACTTGGGATATAGACAGGGCAAGGACGGCCAGGGTTTCTCTGGGTTTCTGTTTTAATCGAACCTTTGGGACAAACAGAGCCCAGCAAGGCTGACAGACGagactgaaaggggggggggagaaaccatcAAGAAGTTTTTAAGGCCAAGGAAGAAACACACTAACAAAATACATTGTTGCGGCCTGGGTCTTTCTGATGCTTGCCATCTTATTTAACTCTCTCTCTGCTgacttatttataccctgcttgccTTTCCCCGCTGGgggaaactcaaagcagcttacaacttcacactcccctttctccattttaccccTTGCCGCCGgcagccctgtggggtgggcttGAGCCGAGAAAGAGGGAcccagccaaggtcacccagggggctTCCATGAcccggccaaggtcacccaaggggGCTTCCACGGccgagtggggactcaaacccatgATCCTAGTCCAGTGTGCCTGTCTGATTTGGGGAGGACATAgtgagggagatggggaaggGTCTCCCCAAATAGAAAACCTGCATCTGGATGCTGACCGCTGGGTGTCCTTACCTCCCTGTCTTCTCCCCAGTTTCTTACTGGTGGTGCGCTCTCGTGCGTTCTGGCTTGTTTCTCCTGCTGGGTGTTGTGGGACACGATTCCCTTCCTTGGCGTGCTTTTTCTGGGAGCCCCAATGGAGCCTGGAATTCCTTTCTGGGCCGGCCAAACGCATTGTCTTCGCTTGTCCTCTGTGTTTTGGGCTTTGGGGGAAGAGGCCTCTGCATTGCATGTTATCAGAATTGAGGAGGGAAAAAACGGGCATAACCTCAGCATCTCTACCTAAACAAAGCTGACCAAAGCCGGGCCCAGAAAAGGCCTTAAAGCATGGAAAAGTCTTGTGCTGTACCATTCACAAAAACAAGCAACGCTGCTGCCTACTGAGTCAAACCCTCGGTccgtcaaggtcagtcttgtctactccgaccggcagcagctctccagggttctTGGGCAGAGGGTCTCCCAGATCATGTATCCCCACAttcttaactggaggtgccagagatcaaaacctgggaccttctgcctgccaggcagatgctctgccacggcTTGCTGCCAGTCCTTCTTGGCGTTCTCCTGGAGCTGTCAGCATGATCTCAATTCCAGGCATCTTATAGCTTGGCAACTTTTCAGGATGAAGAGACACCTGTGGATTCATCCAGAAAGCTTCCCAGGGACCTCCCGCACCGTATCCTGTTTTAGAACTGCTTGGACAGGTCTCTTTGTGTATTCCTGGGCTCCCCACACTATGCTGGTTGTGTGGGTCATTAATGGTGGGGGACAGAGCCTGCCCGCCCAAGTCAGAAatctttaaactgtttttttttttttgctacccgaaggaatctcaaagcagcttacaatcgccttcccttccgttccccaccacagacacctggagagggaggtgaggctgagggaaccctgagagaactgtgactggccccagggcacccgacttggctgcatgtggaggaggagtggggaatcaagcccagttctccagattagaggctgccgctcttagccagcACACCAAGCTGGGTGCCTTCCCTGGATGTGCTTCTTGTCGCTTTGATTCCTTGCTTGGGCTGTAGCTCTATAAGTCAAGTTGCATTTCCATACCTCTGCCAAAGGATCTCCTATTTGTTCCCTTTGCATCCCACCCTTCTGTTGCTGTGCCTGGCTTTCTGATTCACACAGAAACCCCATTGGGTttcaaaaaggtaaaggtatcccctgtgcaagcaccaggtcatgtctgacccttggggtgatgctctccagcgttttcatggcagactcaatgcggggtggtttgccagtgccttccccagtcattaccgtttaccccccagcaagctgagtcctcattttacccacctcggaaggatggaaggctgagtccaccttgagccggctgctgggatcaaactcccagcctcatgggcagacagcatttctgctgcttaccactctgcgccacaagaagctctaagcCACAGTATAATGCAGAGTGCTGGCTGGGTCAttggcatgatccaacatggctgctcttatGTTCTCTCTCAACAAAATCTCGTCCTTTTTCTCACTCGAACATGTAATGCTCCACCAAATCCATTTGAATGGGTCCAGGAGACTGGCTTGTGTTTGAAAGGGTAGAGTGAAAATTCTGCTGGTTTAAGAACTCGTCCGTTAAGGCGATGGTTGTTAAACGGTGAGACAGTCTTCAAAAGTGCGTCGTGCTTCTCTTGCAGGTGGGTCATGAGGACAGGAAAGGCGAGAGCAGAAACAGGGTGAACAAGGACAGGAGGGGCAGGGCCGGGCAGAGGCCTGAGGGGAAATTTGGGTTTGCCTCTTCAGGACTTGCAGCACACTACGGGATATTACCCCCTGTTACTTAGTAGTGCTGTCCATTGAGAAATCCTAAACAGGTAATGTTCAGTGTTAACATGGTGTGCGCTTGATATGTGGAGACACTTTTCAAGTGGGTACTGAAGAGGTGCGATCAATTTAGAGGCAGGTCCCTCTTggaaaaggttgagaaacacgGAATCAAGGCATGCGAACACAAAACAGGGAAAAGGAAACAGGGACATCTACCTAAGGACTGTGCATGAAAGAGGAAAATACTTGACTTGGAACGTCTTAGGTCCATattgtcgtgtgtgtgtgtgtgtttggggtggCATTTGGCTTCCAAACCTGTGGGTTGTTTTCACACgccccccttttcctttctctccccttccagtTTCTGAGCACTTCTGTCCAGGAGACTGCGCCCAGGTTATGACGGCTAATCCCAAAGCGAACAAAGCATTAAAGGTAAGGGGGGAAGAGCTCGGCCCGACTGAAGGCCGGGCCGATTTGCAGAGAGCAGGCCAGGACAGCGAAACATCACCTGCACCCCCAGAGGCAGTGCTCCTCAGAGAATCAGACGCCGCAGACTGAACCAAGGAGGCTGCCCTGCGGAAGAGTTTAGCTGAGCTGACTTGGATAAACATGGGCTTAATAAAGTAGGAGGGGCTTCTGCCTTCAGTGACTTTTGTACTGATGAGTCTTCTAAATTACCCTTCCCTCTGCCTCTTGTgaaggtttatttatttgcttaaggAAATGTCCAAGGTtagccctgagccaaccaggaagggcgggctatataaggttattgttgttggactctcaaaagctcatatatACAGAAAATCATTTTGGCCCCATTTGAATCTGCATATGTTCTTTTCTTTGTGTCTGTCTCTATATCCCATATCTGTCCCGATCAACAGGACTCAACGTAGCTTACATAAATTAAACACAGAAAAATTTCACATAAGAACAAAAAAAGGAATTTGGGGGGAAGGAAGTCCACCTTCACTCGTGACAAAACTAACATGGGGTCAGGGCCTTTGTCACGTCCTTTGGAAGCTGTTCCACAGCCCACCACCAAATTATCTCATCTGGCTTCCCTGAAGCTATATAGCTATTCGCTGTTTCAAGAAAACAACtgggcattattttatttttttaagatgacTCTTTCTAACTTAATTTGAACAAGGTTCAGTGTCTCGGTTTGGAGCTCAGCTGAAGTTTTATTCATGGAAACAGGAAATTGCGTCTAGTTGTAGGGGAGGACTGCATCTCTGAATGCACAGGGCCCTTATTGAATCCCCCGAGAGGACTTGGGGTCTCATGGGGGGCAAACACTTCTCAGTCAACCGGAATTGCTGTATTTGGTCCCGGCTGGATGGACTGAAGGGCCCAACACTGAGTAAGAAGATTCTAAACTTCGGGTCCTGTGGCAGATTTCCTGATGACCAGATGCAGCCATGGATTTCTTTGCATAGTTCCATGAGCTTCCCTTTTTATGCCTAGGTTTGGGAAGCTAAATGCAGAAAACttttagaggaaggaaggaaggaaggaaggaaggaaggaaggaaggcaggctaagacagatggaaggaagaaggaagaaaggaaggcaggctaagacagatggaaggaagaaggaagaaaggaaggaaggataacaaagacggaaggaaggaaggaaggaaggaaggaaggaaggaaggaaggaaggaaggaaggaaggaaggaaggaaggaaggaaggaaggaaggaaggaaggaaggaaggaaggaaaacaaacacagaaggaaggaggaaggaaggaaggaagattaagacagatggaaggaaggaagaaaggaaggaaggaaaacaaagatggaaggaagcaaggaaggaagactaagacagagggaaggaaggaaggaaagcaaagacggaaggaaggaaggaaggaaggaaggaaggaaggaaggaaggaaggaaggaaggaaggaaggaaggaaggaaggaaggataacaAAGacagatagaaggaaggaaggaaggaaggaaggaaaacaaagacagatggaaggaaagaaggaaggaaaacaaagacagatggaaggaaggaaggaaggaagactaagacggaaggaaggaaggaaggaaggaaaacaaagacagatggaaggaaggaaggaaggaaggaaggaaggaagactaagacggaaggaaggaaggaaggaaggaaggaaggaaggaaggaaggaaggaaggaaggaaaacaaagacagatggaaggaaggaactaaggaaggaaggaagactaagacggaaggaaggaaggaaggaaggaaggaaggaaggaaggaaggaaggaaggaaggaaggaaggcaggcaggctaagacagaaggaaggaaggaagtaaaacAAAGACAAatggaaggaacgaaggaagactaagacagatggaaggaaggaaggaaggaaggaaggaaggaaggaaggaaaacaaaaaggaaggaaggaaggaagcaaggaaggaagcaaggaaggaagcaaggaaggaagactaagacagatggatggaaggaaggaaggaaagcaaagacggacggaaggaaggaaggaaggaaggaaaacaaagacagatggaaggaaggaacgaaggaaggaaggaagactaagacggacggaaggaaggaaggaaggaaggctaagacagatggaaggaaggaaggaaaacaaagacagatggaaggaacgaaggaagacTAAGacggaaggaagaaaggaaggaaggaaaacaaaaaggaaggaaggaaggaaggaaggaaggaaggaaggaaggaaggaaggaaggaaggaaggaaggaaggaaggaaggaaggaaggaaggaaggaaggaattactCTCTCGGTTTCTGACCATCAGCAAACCCTTGCATTTCAAAACTTCTGCAGGGCTCTGAAAATGTGTGTTGAAATAGTTGCAACGATCTCCTTCACGAGTGTCCTTACTACACAAAACACTTCTGCTACTTAAAGATCCTCTCAGGAGTGGTCTTGTACCAGGCATCCTTCCCTCTCCACCAGGGGTCACCAATGATACGTTAATTTAATAAGACCTCCTGttgaacagagcttctgcctaaaATGCTGAAGTTAATATCAGAATAATGCGCAGCCTCACTCCTCGtattctgtggggggggggcggggggggggctctgccttcCATGGCAGCCGTTTTATAGTTACTACCGCCACCCCATGGCagagttccaaaggtgcccacgggCTCCAAAAGAGCTGGGGAACCCTGTTCTGCACCATGGGGATTATACTGTGGCCCTGTATTGCACAGTTGTTGTAAGGGTATCTGAAATAAAGAACAACCTTGGACACTGTTAAAGCATTATTCAAACCCTAGTGGTGATTGCGTCCATCTGAGTGTTGCAGAGGAGTTGATAAACCTTACTCGGCCATAGAAAAAGGATCTCCTGGAACTGACTGGTGGACTAGGGGGAAAAAAGTCACAAGTGATTAAACATGgggaattctctgccagaggagGTAGGCATAGACGGCTGTGAAAGGGACTGATTCATGAAGGACAGGTTGATCAGTGGCTACTACCCATTGCAgttgaagggaacctccacattcagagacagtcaAGCTCTGATTCCCAGTGCCAGAAGGCAGCCTCAAGAGGAGGTCTTGGCTTCTGAGCCCtgctgttggctctccagaggaactggttggctactatgagcaacaggatgcaggactagatggaccacaggtctgatccagcagggctcctctgatgatCTTTGCACAGCAAGTGGCTAAAATGTGGACGTCGCTGCCAGAGGGCTAGATagagtagtgatggccacaggaataagcagcatTCAAAGGGGACTTGCCAGATTCATtggggataagtctatcaatggctgctagccgtggtgactgaaacaaacctccacattcagaggcactaatcctctgaatcctagtGCTAAGAGAGGCaacctcagaggaaggcctcggcctctatgccctgctgttggccagtCAGAGGAgctggtgggccactgtgtgagacaggatgctggactaggtggactgtTGATCTGATCAATTAGGcctcttcttacattcttgtcTCGGTGCTGTTGATATCTGCAGGTTAAGGAGGAGTCGGGAGAGAACGCCCCAGTGCTGAGTGACGATGAACTCGTGTCGATGTCAGTGCGGGAGCTGAACCAGCACCTGAGGGGCCTCACGAAAGAGGAGGTGATCCGCCTGAAGCAGCGCCGGCGCACGCTCAAGAACCGGGGCTACGCCGCCAGCTGCCGAATCAAGCGGGTGAcccagaaggaagagctggagagGCAGCGGGTCgagctgcagcaggaggtggaGAAGCTAGCGCGGGAGAACAGCAGCATGAAGGTCGAGCTGGACGCC
Protein-coding sequences here:
- the MAFK gene encoding transcription factor MafK isoform X1 is translated as MRAGEESCRGMPQCPGRALHGQVSEHFCPGDCAQVMTANPKANKALKVKEESGENAPVLSDDELVSMSVRELNQHLRGLTKEEVIRLKQRRRTLKNRGYAASCRIKRVTQKEELERQRVELQQEVEKLARENSSMKVELDALRSKYEALQTFARTVARGPITSNKVATTSVITIVKSAEISSSSVPFSAAS
- the MAFK gene encoding transcription factor MafK isoform X2, whose translation is MTANPKANKALKVKEESGENAPVLSDDELVSMSVRELNQHLRGLTKEEVIRLKQRRRTLKNRGYAASCRIKRVTQKEELERQRVELQQEVEKLARENSSMKVELDALRSKYEALQTFARTVARGPITSNKVATTSVITIVKSAEISSSSVPFSAAS